In the genome of Christensenella timonensis, one region contains:
- the gap gene encoding type I glyceraldehyde-3-phosphate dehydrogenase → MAIKVGINGFGRIGRLVFRASVKNPNIQVVGINDPFIDPEYMEYMLKYDTVHGRFDGEVSHKDGAIVVNGNEIKVFDKMNPVEIPWGQIGADYVVESTGVFTTKEKAQAHIDAGAKQVVISAPSADAPMFVMGVNNKTYDPSMTIVSNASCTTNCLAPLAKVINDNFGLVEGLMTTVHATTATQKTVDGPSKKDWRGGRAAAGNIIPSSTGAAKAVGKVIPELNGKLTGMSMRVPTLDGSVVDLTCRLGKDTTYEEVCAAVKKACEGELKGIMSYTEDAIVSSDILGDAHTSIFDATAGIALTGNFMKLISWYDNEWGYSNKVLDLISYIDTVK, encoded by the coding sequence ATGGCTATCAAAGTTGGTATTAATGGTTTTGGCAGAATCGGAAGACTGGTGTTCCGCGCTTCCGTGAAGAACCCGAACATTCAGGTCGTTGGCATCAACGATCCGTTCATTGATCCGGAGTATATGGAGTATATGCTCAAATACGATACGGTTCACGGCAGATTCGACGGTGAAGTTTCCCATAAGGATGGTGCTATCGTTGTCAACGGAAATGAAATCAAAGTATTCGACAAAATGAATCCGGTTGAAATCCCATGGGGACAGATCGGCGCAGATTATGTTGTGGAATCCACAGGCGTATTCACAACAAAGGAAAAAGCACAGGCTCATATCGATGCCGGTGCAAAGCAGGTTGTGATTTCTGCTCCGTCGGCTGACGCGCCGATGTTCGTAATGGGCGTTAACAACAAAACATATGATCCGTCCATGACGATCGTCTCCAACGCGTCGTGCACGACGAACTGCCTTGCGCCTCTGGCGAAAGTTATCAACGACAACTTCGGCCTTGTTGAAGGTCTTATGACGACGGTTCATGCGACGACGGCTACCCAGAAGACGGTTGACGGCCCTTCCAAGAAAGACTGGAGAGGCGGACGTGCTGCTGCCGGTAACATCATTCCTTCTTCCACAGGCGCTGCAAAAGCGGTTGGCAAGGTTATCCCGGAACTGAACGGCAAGCTCACGGGTATGTCCATGCGTGTTCCGACGCTTGACGGTTCGGTTGTAGACCTTACATGCCGTCTTGGCAAAGACACGACTTATGAAGAAGTATGCGCGGCTGTTAAAAAGGCTTGCGAAGGCGAACTGAAGGGTATCATGTCCTACACGGAAGACGCGATCGTTTCCAGCGACATCCTCGGCGACGCTCATACGTCCATCTTTGATGCAACGGCTGGTATCGCGCTCACGGGCAACTTCATGAAGCTGATTTCCTGGTACGACAACGAGTGGGGGTACTCGAACAAAGTGCTGGATTTGATTTCTTATATCGATACTGTGAAATAA
- a CDS encoding tyrosine-type recombinase/integrase yields the protein MLLKDLLMEYVFNCQCRKLSDKTVDNYRKQIEYLLRYLATEHHITMLEDVEPRHIKGFLMEKTNAGRKPQYVNDLLKAYKCYFKYAYEEHYIDTLLTERIRNLRQPKVIIKTFTNIEIKKMIDYYNGFDFLTLRNKAILCMLFDTGMRLNEILTLQDTQLKQDFILVHGKGNKERVVPKSPFLAKVLFKYLNARNSYFQYRVLPPNVFVSRRAKPLTHEMIERVVKDAGKFAKVSKEVRISPHTCRHTYAQVQLRNGLDLYTLSRLMGHESIAITQRYLEGIKDREVVEAAMKTSPLMNL from the coding sequence ATGCTGTTGAAAGATTTATTGATGGAGTATGTGTTTAACTGCCAATGCCGCAAACTGTCTGACAAGACGGTTGACAATTACAGGAAACAGATAGAATACCTGTTGCGGTATCTGGCAACGGAGCATCATATCACGATGCTGGAAGATGTGGAGCCGCGCCATATCAAGGGCTTTCTGATGGAAAAGACCAATGCGGGACGAAAGCCGCAATATGTCAACGACCTTCTGAAAGCGTATAAATGTTACTTTAAATATGCGTATGAAGAACATTACATAGACACCTTGCTGACAGAACGAATCAGGAACTTGCGCCAGCCAAAGGTAATCATCAAGACGTTTACCAACATTGAAATCAAAAAGATGATTGATTATTATAACGGTTTTGATTTCCTGACGCTACGGAACAAAGCCATCCTTTGTATGCTGTTTGATACGGGGATGCGCTTAAATGAAATCCTGACGTTACAGGATACGCAGTTAAAGCAGGATTTCATCTTGGTGCATGGCAAAGGAAATAAAGAGCGTGTTGTGCCGAAATCCCCATTCTTGGCAAAGGTACTGTTCAAGTATCTAAATGCGCGTAACAGCTATTTCCAATACCGCGTTTTGCCGCCTAATGTTTTTGTAAGCAGAAGGGCAAAACCGTTGACGCATGAAATGATAGAGCGTGTGGTGAAAGATGCGGGGAAGTTTGCGAAGGTCAGTAAGGAAGTGCGGATATCGCCGCATACCTGCCGCCATACTTACGCGCAGGTACAGTTAAGGAATGGACTTGACCTTTATACGCTATCCCGTTTGATGGGGCATGAAAGCATTGCAATTACACAGCGATATCTGGAAGGAATCAAAGATAGGGAAGTTGTGGAAGCGGCGATGAAGACAAGCCCGCTGATGAATCTTTGA
- the fba gene encoding class II fructose-1,6-bisphosphate aldolase has product MPLVTTTEMFKKAYDGGYAIGAFNVNNMEIIQGITEAAKELNAPLILQVSKGARNYANPIYLTKLVEAALEDTGLPICLHLDHGDSFETCKSCIDSGFTSVMIDGSHLPFEENIAVTKRVVEYAHDRGVVVEGELGRLAGVEDEVKVSHEDSSYTRPEEVYEFSSKTGVDSLAIAIGTSHGAFKFKGEPKLRFDILEEVTKILPGFPIVLHGASSVIPEFVEMINKYGGDMPGAQGVPENLLRKAAESAVCKINIDSDLRLAMTGTIRKHFAEHPADFDPRQYLKPAREAIKAMVAHKIVDVLGCDNKA; this is encoded by the coding sequence ATGCCATTAGTTACCACGACGGAAATGTTCAAGAAAGCGTATGACGGCGGTTACGCCATCGGCGCTTTCAACGTGAACAACATGGAGATCATCCAGGGGATCACCGAGGCTGCGAAAGAGCTCAACGCGCCGCTGATCCTGCAGGTTTCCAAGGGTGCGCGTAATTATGCAAACCCGATTTATCTCACGAAGCTGGTGGAGGCCGCTCTTGAAGATACCGGTCTTCCGATCTGCCTGCATCTCGATCACGGCGACAGCTTTGAAACGTGCAAATCCTGTATTGACAGCGGCTTTACATCTGTTATGATCGACGGTTCCCATCTTCCCTTTGAGGAGAACATCGCTGTTACCAAACGCGTGGTGGAATATGCGCATGACCGCGGCGTCGTTGTCGAAGGTGAGCTCGGCCGACTTGCCGGCGTGGAAGACGAAGTAAAGGTATCCCATGAGGATTCTTCCTACACCAGGCCGGAAGAAGTTTATGAGTTTTCGAGCAAAACGGGCGTTGACAGCCTCGCGATCGCAATCGGTACAAGCCATGGTGCGTTTAAGTTCAAAGGCGAACCCAAATTGCGCTTCGATATCCTCGAGGAAGTAACAAAAATTCTTCCCGGTTTTCCGATCGTCCTGCATGGGGCTTCTTCCGTTATTCCTGAGTTTGTCGAAATGATCAACAAATACGGCGGCGACATGCCCGGCGCACAGGGCGTTCCGGAAAACCTGCTGCGTAAGGCTGCGGAAAGTGCTGTTTGCAAGATCAACATCGATTCCGACCTTCGCCTTGCAATGACAGGAACGATCCGCAAGCACTTTGCGGAGCATCCGGCTGATTTTGATCCCCGCCAGTACCTAAAACCTGCGCGTGAAGCGATCAAGGCAATGGTTGCACACAAGATCGTAGATGTCCTCGGCTGCGACAATAAGGCTTGA
- a CDS encoding IS3 family transposase, producing MSGRREWCKQGVRYFKRCEYQIIEEMSEEYTVQFLCALMGVNRSGYYKWQQRKGKPNRYEHNRQLLTQLLQEVHSRYPSYGYHRLAVILRCQTGWSFSDKLAHKCCKQAGIRSVLRRPKYVNSGVEHNTYPNMVKGNWNAKRPLELVVSDMTRLRHKGKWYEWVYILDTFNNEILCHHLARRMGGTKPYFKCLDDLKQRMQEHSDPVILYTDQGSVYASRAFAKAHQQYTLLRSMSRVGTPTDNPIIEAINGWIKQEMYWDFKLHRCNDLQATLNDFVYYYNSSRPAFALNYKSPVQFKSEQGF from the coding sequence ATATCGGGTAGAAGGGAGTGGTGCAAACAAGGAGTTCGTTACTTTAAGCGGTGTGAATATCAAATCATCGAAGAAATGAGCGAAGAGTATACGGTACAGTTTCTTTGTGCATTGATGGGGGTAAATCGCTCGGGTTACTACAAATGGCAGCAACGGAAAGGCAAACCCAATCGCTACGAACATAACAGGCAGCTGCTCACTCAACTTTTACAGGAAGTGCATAGTCGGTATCCTTCTTACGGGTATCATCGTTTAGCGGTAATCCTGCGCTGTCAGACAGGCTGGTCGTTCAGCGACAAGCTGGCCCATAAATGTTGCAAACAAGCTGGCATTCGTTCCGTTCTTCGGCGGCCTAAATACGTTAATTCCGGAGTGGAGCACAACACCTATCCCAATATGGTTAAAGGAAATTGGAATGCAAAACGTCCTTTGGAGTTGGTTGTTTCAGATATGACCCGCCTTCGGCACAAGGGTAAATGGTACGAGTGGGTGTATATCCTTGACACCTTTAACAACGAAATCCTTTGTCATCACCTGGCTCGCAGGATGGGTGGTACAAAACCATATTTCAAATGCCTGGATGACCTGAAGCAAAGAATGCAAGAGCACTCCGATCCGGTCATCCTCTATACAGACCAAGGCAGCGTCTACGCATCAAGAGCATTTGCCAAGGCGCACCAGCAGTATACCCTGCTTCGTTCGATGTCGCGAGTCGGAACTCCCACCGACAATCCAATTATTGAGGCAATTAACGGCTGGATCAAGCAAGAGATGTATTGGGATTTTAAGCTGCATCGATGTAATGATTTACAGGCTACTCTTAATGACTTTGTCTATTATTACAACAGCTCGAGGCCGGCTTTTGCTCTTAACTACAAAAGCCCTGTTCAATTTAAATCTGAACAAGGCTTTTGA
- the galE gene encoding UDP-glucose 4-epimerase GalE, which yields MKNILVTGGAGYIGSHICVELLNQGYGAIVMDNLCNSSKKALARVEEITGKRVKFYEADIREKSAFDEIFTSNDIYGVIHMAGLKAVGESVKEPLAYFDNNIGGTIVLLEAMKKRRVKRMIFSSSATVYDLGGEECLKETSPLGNSTSPYGRTKSVIEQMLTDIYASDNVWSIVMLRYFNPIGAHKSGLIGENPKGIPNNLMPYITQVAVGKRERVNVFGGDYNTPDGTCVRDYIHVMDLADGHIKAIRKFEETGLFVYNLGTGCPQSVLEVIHAFERANDLQIQYAIAPRRAGDAAKYYANADKAGEELGWKATRSIEDMCRDSWNWQSKNPDGY from the coding sequence ATGAAGAATATATTGGTGACGGGTGGTGCAGGCTATATTGGCAGCCATATCTGTGTGGAACTCTTGAATCAGGGATACGGTGCCATTGTGATGGACAATCTTTGCAACAGCAGTAAAAAGGCGCTTGCGCGGGTAGAAGAGATCACAGGGAAACGCGTTAAATTCTATGAAGCGGATATCCGCGAGAAAAGTGCGTTCGACGAGATTTTTACAAGTAACGATATCTATGGTGTGATCCATATGGCGGGCCTTAAGGCGGTAGGGGAATCGGTCAAGGAACCCCTTGCGTATTTTGACAACAACATCGGCGGAACGATCGTACTGCTGGAGGCCATGAAAAAACGCCGGGTCAAGCGCATGATATTCAGTTCTTCTGCGACGGTGTATGACCTGGGGGGGGAAGAATGCTTGAAAGAAACCTCCCCACTTGGAAATTCAACGAGCCCTTATGGACGCACGAAATCTGTGATTGAGCAGATGCTTACTGATATTTATGCTTCGGATAATGTATGGTCCATTGTGATGCTGCGGTATTTTAATCCGATCGGGGCACACAAAAGCGGATTGATCGGTGAAAATCCCAAGGGGATACCCAACAACCTGATGCCATATATCACACAGGTGGCAGTAGGCAAGCGCGAACGCGTTAATGTGTTTGGGGGAGATTACAATACGCCTGATGGTACATGCGTCCGCGATTATATCCACGTGATGGATCTTGCGGACGGGCATATCAAAGCCATTCGGAAGTTTGAGGAAACAGGACTGTTTGTTTATAATCTGGGAACCGGCTGTCCGCAAAGTGTTTTGGAAGTAATACACGCATTTGAACGTGCGAACGACCTGCAGATTCAATATGCCATTGCTCCCCGCCGTGCAGGCGACGCTGCTAAATACTATGCCAATGCGGATAAAGCAGGTGAGGAACTCGGCTGGAAAGCGACAAGAAGTATTGAAGATATGTGCCGTGACAGTTGGAACTGGCAGAGTAAGAACCCGGACGGGTATTGA
- a CDS encoding EamA family transporter, which translates to MEQTTKKAGWRSVVFLQLIIIVYTFSGVFGKMATNGNEFMSALFILYVVLDVAVLGVYALLWQQALKKFDLHVAYANRSLATIWSMVWAALIFQERITVYNVIGTALIIAGAMLVNTDVEH; encoded by the coding sequence ATGGAGCAAACTACAAAAAAAGCAGGATGGCGCAGTGTCGTCTTCTTGCAGCTGATCATCATTGTCTATACATTTTCCGGCGTATTTGGGAAGATGGCGACAAATGGAAATGAGTTTATGTCCGCGCTGTTTATCCTGTATGTCGTTTTGGATGTGGCGGTGTTGGGCGTATATGCGTTGCTTTGGCAGCAGGCGCTGAAGAAGTTTGATCTGCATGTTGCCTATGCAAACCGGTCGCTGGCCACAATATGGTCGATGGTATGGGCGGCGCTTATTTTTCAGGAAAGGATTACCGTGTACAACGTAATCGGTACGGCTTTGATTATTGCGGGCGCGATGTTGGTGAATACAGATGTTGAGCATTAG
- a CDS encoding recombinase family protein — MAVNYGYARCSTNEEKQDIERQIRELIQQGVERENIYLEYESGTKVDRIEWNRLIGKLQEGDTITSLEVSRITRSTKQLLDIIEMVKERRLKLSIVGSITVDCTAGEEIDPMTKAFLQIAGVFAELERNMISQRVKSGMANAAAEGRKAGRPHTSLDDIPSVFMKHYPKYKKKEINVTEFARLCGMSRTTIYKYVEMMR; from the coding sequence ATGGCTGTTAATTATGGATATGCGAGATGTTCCACGAATGAGGAAAAACAGGATATTGAAAGACAGATACGAGAACTGATACAGCAAGGAGTAGAACGAGAGAATATCTATTTGGAGTATGAAAGCGGCACTAAAGTAGATAGGATAGAGTGGAACCGATTAATTGGAAAGCTACAGGAAGGTGATACAATAACGTCGCTTGAAGTCAGCCGTATCACGCGAAGCACGAAACAATTATTAGATATCATTGAAATGGTGAAAGAACGCCGTTTAAAGCTGTCTATCGTTGGTTCTATCACGGTTGATTGCACGGCAGGGGAAGAGATAGACCCAATGACAAAAGCGTTCCTACAGATAGCAGGCGTGTTTGCAGAACTGGAGCGCAATATGATAAGCCAGCGTGTCAAGAGTGGAATGGCGAACGCCGCCGCCGAAGGTCGCAAGGCAGGAAGACCGCATACATCATTAGATGATATTCCGTCAGTGTTTATGAAGCACTATCCCAAGTATAAGAAGAAGGAAATCAATGTAACGGAGTTCGCGCGGTTGTGCGGGATGAGCAGGACGACGATTTATAAGTATGTGGAGATGATGCGGTAA
- a CDS encoding ribbon-helix-helix protein, CopG family produces MKDGKIRITKKENLKGEDGNSVISVRIKKTVLSELDNIAKQTDRSRNEVINILLEQAVENIEID; encoded by the coding sequence ATGAAAGACGGTAAAATACGCATTACTAAAAAGGAAAATCTAAAAGGTGAAGATGGAAATTCCGTCATTTCTGTCCGCATCAAAAAAACTGTATTATCAGAATTGGATAATATAGCCAAGCAGACAGACCGTTCCAGAAATGAGGTTATCAATATTTTGTTGGAACAGGCGGTAGAAAATATCGAAATAGATTAG
- a CDS encoding EamA family transporter gives MLSISSFVIMLCGVTIAAFSQILLKTSANIEHGGFWKQYLNWRVILGYVMLLVSMLFAVWAYTGMDYKYGPAIESVGFVIVAVLSCVILKEKLTKKKIIGNILIVAGLVVFCL, from the coding sequence ATGTTGAGCATTAGTAGTTTTGTTATTATGTTATGCGGCGTAACGATTGCCGCTTTTTCGCAAATTTTGTTGAAGACCAGTGCCAATATCGAGCACGGCGGTTTCTGGAAGCAATATCTGAATTGGCGCGTTATTTTAGGCTATGTGATGCTTCTGGTTTCGATGCTGTTTGCCGTTTGGGCATATACGGGGATGGATTACAAATACGGCCCGGCAATCGAATCGGTGGGATTTGTTATAGTTGCAGTATTAAGCTGCGTAATCCTGAAAGAAAAATTGACGAAAAAAAAGATTATTGGAAATATTTTGATCGTTGCCGGACTGGTGGTTTTCTGCTTGTGA
- a CDS encoding DUF4411 family protein has product MDKTEIFLLDANVFITPHQQYYRFTFAPSFWNQLNERAQDGRIVSISLARNEICRTNEEDKKDVLQKWIEDTYDGEFIDVFGDADIVNCYGEVINHIQESPQYSDAAFNLWANNQTADPWIIATAKAHSCYTVVTCEKGGKRRNNPKIPDVCDAFSVPYVGIFEMVEDLGIRL; this is encoded by the coding sequence TTGGATAAGACAGAGATTTTTCTGCTTGATGCAAACGTGTTTATCACACCTCATCAACAGTATTATCGTTTTACATTTGCGCCTAGTTTTTGGAATCAATTAAACGAAAGGGCGCAAGATGGAAGGATAGTGTCTATTAGTTTGGCAAGAAATGAAATTTGTAGGACAAATGAAGAAGACAAAAAAGATGTATTGCAGAAATGGATTGAAGATACATATGATGGCGAATTTATAGATGTCTTTGGGGATGCAGATATAGTGAATTGTTATGGGGAGGTCATTAACCATATTCAGGAGTCCCCACAATATTCCGATGCAGCGTTTAATTTGTGGGCGAACAATCAGACAGCCGACCCTTGGATTATTGCTACCGCGAAAGCGCATAGTTGCTATACTGTAGTAACTTGCGAAAAAGGTGGAAAACGAAGGAATAATCCAAAGATACCGGATGTATGCGATGCTTTTTCAGTCCCGTATGTGGGTATTTTCGAGATGGTAGAAGATTTGGGAATTCGTTTGTAA
- a CDS encoding ImmA/IrrE family metallo-endopeptidase — MANINVPVNPKVLQWAINKANLDFDDVLYTFPKLNKWLEGISQPTIKQIEKLSMKTHIPFGYFFLKTPPEEKIELLEYRTIQNDIVNQPSRELVDTIYDMERRQEWMKEYLIQQDESPLSFVHSVYPDDSVLSIVEKIRKDINIKKEWYVDFKTTHDSFVYLRRKVEAAGIMIMMNGVVGNNTHRKLDVSEFRAFVIVDKYAPLIFINAGDAWSGRIFSLCHELAHIWFGISELYNETYKSEANYANPIEIKCNAVAAELLVPRDVFDIQWNQSNISDVSEKIKDLAKYFNVSNLVIAKKAFDTKKVAISIYNEIYEETMDNVKEKNQKGNGGGDYFKTAKSRMDFRFFKAISDSVNNGTLLYTDAYKLTGLSRNSFEHFEKTMMEGQHFG, encoded by the coding sequence ATGGCAAATATTAATGTCCCAGTTAATCCTAAAGTATTACAGTGGGCAATAAACAAAGCCAATTTGGATTTCGATGATGTTTTATATACTTTCCCTAAATTAAATAAATGGTTGGAAGGTATTAGTCAACCTACAATTAAGCAGATAGAAAAATTGAGTATGAAAACGCATATACCTTTCGGATACTTTTTTTTGAAGACACCCCCAGAAGAAAAAATAGAATTGTTAGAATATCGCACTATTCAGAATGATATTGTAAATCAGCCAAGTAGAGAACTGGTTGATACTATTTATGATATGGAAAGAAGACAGGAGTGGATGAAAGAATATCTAATTCAACAGGATGAGTCCCCACTTTCTTTTGTGCATTCTGTTTATCCTGATGATAGTGTTTTAAGTATTGTTGAAAAAATCAGAAAAGATATTAATATTAAAAAAGAATGGTATGTTGACTTTAAAACAACACATGATTCGTTTGTGTACTTGCGTCGCAAGGTCGAAGCCGCAGGGATTATGATTATGATGAATGGTGTTGTTGGAAATAATACCCATAGGAAGTTAGATGTAAGTGAATTTAGGGCTTTTGTAATTGTAGATAAATATGCGCCTTTAATTTTTATTAATGCGGGGGATGCTTGGAGTGGACGCATATTTTCTTTATGCCATGAATTAGCACATATATGGTTTGGAATAAGTGAATTATATAATGAAACCTATAAAAGTGAAGCGAATTATGCAAATCCAATAGAAATTAAATGTAATGCAGTCGCTGCTGAGTTACTAGTGCCGCGGGACGTATTTGATATTCAATGGAATCAAAGTAATATTAGTGATGTTTCTGAAAAAATTAAGGATTTGGCTAAATATTTTAATGTAAGCAATCTGGTTATTGCAAAAAAAGCATTTGATACGAAAAAAGTAGCAATTAGTATCTATAATGAAATCTATGAAGAAACAATGGATAATGTAAAGGAGAAAAACCAAAAAGGCAACGGGGGTGGAGATTACTTTAAAACGGCAAAATCCAGAATGGATTTTCGTTTTTTTAAAGCGATTAGTGATAGCGTGAACAACGGTACATTGTTATACACGGATGCATATAAATTGACTGGTTTATCCAGAAATTCTTTTGAACATTTTGAAAAAACGATGATGGAGGGACAGCATTTTGGATAA
- a CDS encoding IS3 family transposase (programmed frameshift): protein MAANNFKKYDDDFKKSLVSLFQNGKTQTQLCKEYGVSQSALGKWIKQYSTVQVDDGEVLTAKQVKELQKRNAQLEEENLILKKANCHIHASLKQRLDAVHRLRFQHRIQTLCRVLNVNRSTYYKHFYSPPAPRVSLNQDLRRLILTIYADYDKRLGAYKIHHVLQRDYGVRISVGRVYRLMRSMHLPKMSTAHPRHYFCRSDDSLCPDRLRQSFTQNAPNLVWVSDITYLRAGGKWYYLCVVIDLFSRKVIAWHLSSKQDVDLTITAFRKAYAARSAPKGLMFHSDRGTQYTAFAFRSLLDSLNIVQSFSKKGYPFDNAVCESFFKYLKKEEANRRSYSSFHDLKLAIFSYIEAFYNAKRPHSSLGYLTPDEADARFP, encoded by the exons ATGGCTGCAAATAACTTCAAAAAATACGATGATGATTTTAAAAAGTCTCTCGTATCTCTTTTCCAAAATGGCAAAACACAGACCCAACTCTGTAAAGAGTACGGCGTTTCTCAATCCGCCCTTGGCAAGTGGATCAAGCAGTATTCTACCGTTCAGGTCGACGACGGTGAAGTCCTTACTGCCAAACAGGTTAAGGAACTCCAAAAACGGAATGCACAGCTCGAAGAAGAAAACCTTATCCTAAAAAAAGCGA ATTGCCATATTCACGCCTCACTCAAACAACGATTAGACGCTGTCCACAGGCTCCGTTTTCAGCACCGTATTCAAACGCTTTGCCGTGTCCTGAATGTCAATAGAAGCACTTACTACAAGCATTTTTATTCTCCTCCCGCTCCCCGTGTTTCTCTTAATCAGGATCTTCGACGCCTTATCCTTACTATTTATGCTGATTATGACAAACGCCTTGGCGCCTATAAAATCCACCATGTCCTCCAGCGTGACTATGGCGTCCGCATCAGCGTTGGACGAGTGTACCGCCTGATGCGCTCTATGCATTTACCAAAAATGTCTACTGCTCACCCCAGACATTATTTCTGTCGTTCCGATGACAGCCTTTGTCCCGACCGTCTCCGCCAAAGCTTTACTCAAAATGCCCCTAATCTTGTTTGGGTGAGTGATATTACTTATCTGCGGGCTGGCGGAAAATGGTATTATCTTTGCGTTGTCATTGACCTTTTTTCCCGCAAGGTCATTGCTTGGCACCTGTCTTCCAAACAGGATGTGGACCTTACGATCACTGCTTTCCGTAAAGCTTATGCCGCCCGCAGCGCTCCCAAGGGTCTGATGTTTCACTCTGACCGTGGAACTCAATATACCGCTTTTGCTTTCCGTAGTCTTTTGGACTCCCTTAATATTGTTCAGTCTTTTTCCAAGAAAGGATATCCGTTTGACAATGCTGTATGTGAATCTTTTTTCAAATATCTGAAAAAGGAAGAAGCTAACCGTAGAAGCTACTCTTCTTTTCACGATTTAAAGTTGGCTATTTTTTCCTATATTGAAGCCTTCTACAATGCCAAACGTCCCCATTCTTCTCTTGGTTATTTGACTCCCGATGAAGCTGATGCTCGTTTCCCCTAA
- a CDS encoding transposase, whose translation MGRPKGGKNRKWTMEEKADVVRRYLGSGMGRHKFALQAGISDRLLFEWTKRYMESGEKGLENKRPSGNRFSALHTSKSLSEVEKLRLVVAKQKVEIARLKNGYRVEGSGANKEFVTLSGVNIKSSKK comes from the coding sequence ATGGGAAGACCAAAAGGCGGAAAGAATCGAAAATGGACAATGGAAGAAAAAGCCGATGTTGTTCGTAGATATCTGGGAAGCGGCATGGGCAGACACAAATTTGCACTACAGGCAGGTATCTCTGACAGGCTACTGTTTGAATGGACAAAAAGATATATGGAGTCCGGGGAAAAGGGTCTTGAGAATAAAAGACCATCGGGCAATCGTTTTTCGGCGCTGCACACCAGCAAAAGTCTTTCTGAGGTTGAAAAATTGAGGCTGGTAGTAGCCAAGCAGAAAGTGGAGATAGCCCGCTTAAAAAACGGATATCGGGTAGAAGGGAGTGGTGCAAACAAGGAGTTCGTTACTTTAAGCGGTGTGAATATCAAATCATCGAAGAAATGA